The Roseimicrobium gellanilyticum genome contains a region encoding:
- the vccA gene encoding Verru_Chthon cassette protein A encodes MNTSQPQLKSRNSKGLALVIVVSMLALLTVLTIAIFSLAENERAASDQHGQQEMARGIADTGINLVMSQIWQATKQDATTPGREIWASQPGAIRKYRADGAFHSGFKLYSSSSMVVAGNEEQMINDVAPGDWNLMPARYVDLNDPVVRPPVAGTSEPMVYFPIIDPRAYVRDRDLPSTAPDNPENPNVEGFWYTSTSRTNSEIFGVKMAQTPDDISARLAMPVEWVYLLKDGTVGALDQTNAFVKPDGSLLTAGEAATNPIVGRIAFWADDESTKLNVNVASEPSYWTTPSFYHDRDMWWAHYQPTTYEYQRYPGHPATIALSTVFFPNREMDLYGKDVGSQSYQEILERKESIYLMAPKVNTGGSKAGTIPYWKFVDNYAGYQDAMYKKWVDLTDSIKERLYASVDELYFAQKMGTGNLRDVNSFVDSSGKPTKNWMFTKPTEKYSADKINLERARFFLTAQSRMPEVNIFGTPRVAIWPIADEGGIEYEPGKKTGGAKGSDYRTGYDQLIAFCASMGKPTTSGQGEKSYFFRRKCAYSPTVDVNLYRNQRLMAYLRNLLQQQLPGGLSFAQKYPNDYEQILVEIFDYIRMTNLYDGFLAPTKEELQKANTVYDFNNGNRYPTGTNEIDNHGSLYRNRPTTFKTYTYDRGSSSQSRGGSLDPKTERMVENTFPGHGMVVPSEYNGKKGFGRFVTLTEVGFQFICTADGQTDKGSWTNLEPVPGETLPNGEQKYRKGTVNIVRSGGRTALWTKRDTQDRIGPGDQLPNDDQDKLLFPFTGETGQRQFWYSNYPPVPIPAVMQAYYKVDSTKGTKDPNSPYNHPGCKPEYWNATLDRGLPPLTATERRVQGIFLMEFAMIAAGYAELNPEFTVVIEGLKNTKLNGKDLYDTSSVFPITWKSDNDVYHRTDCRPVGGCISAAAMSVGRRAAVHGEALIPADPGYDINASSSGDPHRGTKNMDLVTKYVTINIGAGETMRFTGAPLTIKLYSSHKTTQDNLVQTYNINLPSQDLPAPQIVTMSADRSWQQSGNTVTINDAVDAPHWWAFNYAGAINRYVGGWTPRGYNVAPGSNGFVVSTRGRFFNQGGNDRSSAHGIPRGASLMWAFEPVSGGAFTQNLLNPSDPADDVTTDNFSDTKWSDTEPLTSKRGSRGQDTVFTMVPKHGDTRLLAAMPVVPATEWMDHPRIGDLGKVVKASGHTVAFKQYVAHSMSRYYSSSDAGFDRGSASLRLVPNANYNARAYPEIAAHKTAVEAAGKYGDFDTGGFASGCRDGALINKPDEGDTSITFRRYGPNDTQTIRMVNAYLATIDYSWLYTNAGESFMTPNRIMPSPGMFGSLSTGVYDGVPWKTLLFRPQTRGSLATQYLNDHPGAAKWQGGKDPADHYIMDLFWMPIVEPYAVSEPFSTAGKVNINYQIVPFSHIRRATGIHAVLKGEMLKAVPVADAGSYNVMPGSPPDRKRDEYTYRQPWTDLTKNQASNTTIKRWHRQIDVETRQTSTNPVVLGTISQFESRFNFSPRSGDKDDATPPPALCGLFRSASQICEIHLLPKVITGGDGADSIGSDKSYTVAKMSSVFWATRRLTGDNIRERPYANIYGKITTQSNTYRVHFRAQALKKARSTKQNVFEPAQDAVLTDYRGSALVERRIDPSDTRIPDYGAAANPINLPPLDDFYRFRVLEMKRFMP; translated from the coding sequence ATGAACACATCGCAACCTCAACTGAAGTCGCGGAACAGCAAAGGGCTGGCGTTGGTCATCGTCGTCTCGATGCTCGCCCTGCTCACGGTACTGACCATCGCGATTTTTTCGCTCGCCGAGAATGAGCGGGCCGCATCTGACCAGCACGGTCAGCAGGAGATGGCCAGGGGAATTGCAGACACAGGCATCAATCTGGTGATGTCCCAAATCTGGCAGGCAACCAAACAAGATGCGACCACTCCTGGTCGTGAAATTTGGGCTTCCCAACCCGGTGCCATCCGCAAGTATCGCGCAGATGGTGCCTTTCACTCTGGTTTCAAGCTCTATTCCAGTTCATCAATGGTGGTCGCTGGCAATGAAGAGCAGATGATCAACGACGTTGCTCCCGGGGACTGGAATTTGATGCCTGCTCGCTATGTGGATCTCAACGACCCAGTGGTTCGTCCCCCCGTTGCCGGCACTTCTGAGCCAATGGTGTACTTCCCCATCATCGACCCGAGGGCGTATGTACGCGATCGCGATCTTCCCTCCACTGCTCCCGACAATCCCGAAAACCCCAATGTGGAAGGGTTTTGGTACACATCCACCTCGAGGACGAATTCGGAAATTTTCGGCGTGAAGATGGCTCAGACGCCGGATGATATCAGCGCCCGGTTGGCCATGCCTGTGGAGTGGGTCTATTTGCTCAAGGATGGCACTGTGGGGGCGTTGGATCAAACGAACGCGTTTGTGAAGCCTGATGGCAGTCTCCTGACGGCAGGTGAGGCCGCCACGAACCCCATCGTCGGTCGAATCGCGTTTTGGGCAGACGATGAGAGCACCAAGCTGAACGTCAACGTGGCCAGCGAACCATCCTACTGGACCACTCCTTCATTCTACCATGACCGTGATATGTGGTGGGCACATTATCAGCCGACCACCTATGAGTATCAAAGATACCCGGGACATCCGGCCACGATTGCATTGAGCACCGTGTTCTTCCCCAATCGGGAGATGGATCTTTACGGCAAGGACGTCGGCAGTCAGTCCTATCAGGAGATCCTCGAGCGGAAAGAATCCATCTACCTGATGGCTCCGAAGGTAAACACCGGTGGTTCCAAAGCCGGAACGATTCCCTACTGGAAATTCGTCGATAACTACGCTGGTTATCAGGACGCCATGTACAAGAAGTGGGTGGACCTGACGGACTCCATCAAGGAGCGCCTCTATGCTTCTGTTGATGAATTGTACTTCGCGCAGAAGATGGGCACGGGGAATCTCCGCGACGTCAACAGCTTCGTGGACAGTTCGGGCAAGCCGACGAAGAACTGGATGTTCACCAAGCCGACGGAAAAGTACAGCGCTGACAAGATCAACCTCGAGAGAGCGAGGTTCTTCCTGACTGCGCAAAGCCGGATGCCTGAAGTGAACATCTTCGGCACGCCGCGTGTTGCCATCTGGCCCATCGCGGATGAGGGCGGCATTGAATATGAACCTGGCAAGAAGACCGGTGGGGCCAAGGGCTCTGACTACAGGACCGGTTATGACCAATTGATCGCTTTCTGCGCGTCCATGGGCAAGCCGACAACCAGCGGTCAAGGCGAAAAGAGCTACTTCTTCCGCCGCAAATGTGCGTACAGCCCAACCGTTGATGTGAATCTGTATCGCAACCAGCGACTGATGGCCTATCTGCGCAATCTCCTGCAGCAGCAGCTGCCAGGCGGGCTCTCATTTGCCCAGAAGTATCCCAACGACTATGAACAGATCCTCGTTGAGATCTTTGACTACATTCGGATGACGAATCTTTACGATGGATTCCTCGCCCCAACCAAGGAAGAGCTTCAGAAGGCCAATACCGTTTACGACTTTAACAACGGCAACAGGTATCCAACTGGGACCAACGAAATCGACAACCACGGCAGCCTCTATCGCAACCGGCCGACAACTTTCAAGACTTACACGTATGATAGAGGAAGCTCCAGCCAGAGCCGTGGGGGCTCCCTCGATCCCAAGACTGAACGCATGGTGGAAAACACCTTCCCTGGCCACGGGATGGTCGTGCCTTCAGAATACAACGGGAAAAAGGGATTCGGCCGCTTTGTGACCCTTACCGAGGTAGGCTTCCAGTTCATCTGCACCGCCGATGGGCAAACGGACAAGGGTAGCTGGACCAACCTTGAACCTGTGCCAGGCGAAACGCTTCCCAACGGCGAGCAGAAATACAGGAAAGGCACCGTCAATATTGTCCGCAGTGGTGGACGCACGGCGTTGTGGACGAAGCGTGATACCCAAGACCGAATTGGCCCTGGTGATCAGCTGCCCAACGATGATCAGGACAAGCTCCTGTTCCCGTTTACCGGAGAGACGGGGCAAAGGCAGTTCTGGTACTCGAACTATCCTCCGGTGCCCATTCCTGCGGTCATGCAGGCCTACTACAAAGTGGATTCTACGAAAGGCACCAAGGATCCCAACAGTCCCTACAATCATCCCGGGTGCAAACCGGAGTACTGGAATGCTACGTTGGACCGTGGACTTCCGCCCCTGACAGCGACTGAGAGAAGGGTGCAGGGGATCTTTTTGATGGAGTTCGCTATGATCGCGGCTGGCTACGCGGAGCTGAACCCCGAATTTACTGTGGTCATCGAAGGTTTGAAGAACACGAAGCTCAACGGCAAGGACCTGTACGACACTTCATCCGTATTTCCCATTACCTGGAAGTCCGACAACGATGTCTACCATCGGACTGACTGCCGCCCTGTGGGCGGATGCATCAGCGCCGCTGCGATGTCAGTGGGCCGTAGAGCGGCGGTCCACGGGGAAGCGCTCATCCCTGCGGACCCGGGGTATGACATCAACGCTTCTAGTAGCGGTGATCCCCATCGCGGAACCAAAAACATGGACCTCGTCACCAAATATGTGACGATCAATATTGGTGCTGGTGAGACGATGCGCTTTACCGGGGCACCCCTTACGATCAAGCTCTACAGCAGCCACAAGACGACGCAGGACAATCTGGTGCAGACCTATAACATCAATCTGCCCAGCCAGGACCTTCCGGCGCCGCAGATTGTGACGATGTCCGCAGACCGTTCCTGGCAACAGAGTGGCAATACGGTCACCATCAACGATGCTGTGGATGCTCCCCACTGGTGGGCATTCAACTACGCTGGCGCCATCAACCGGTATGTTGGTGGCTGGACTCCTCGCGGATACAATGTCGCGCCGGGTTCCAATGGCTTTGTTGTGTCCACCAGAGGGCGCTTTTTCAATCAGGGCGGCAACGATCGTTCCTCGGCGCATGGTATTCCGCGTGGCGCTTCTCTGATGTGGGCCTTCGAGCCTGTCAGTGGCGGTGCCTTCACGCAGAACCTTCTGAATCCGTCTGATCCCGCGGACGACGTGACTACCGACAACTTCAGTGACACAAAATGGTCCGATACGGAGCCCTTGACTTCCAAGCGTGGTTCTCGCGGTCAGGATACGGTTTTCACCATGGTGCCCAAGCATGGGGACACGAGACTTCTTGCCGCCATGCCGGTGGTCCCCGCCACCGAGTGGATGGACCATCCGCGTATCGGTGACTTGGGCAAGGTGGTGAAGGCATCCGGTCATACCGTGGCGTTCAAGCAATATGTGGCGCACAGCATGAGCCGTTACTATTCAAGCTCTGACGCAGGGTTTGATCGCGGTTCTGCCTCCTTGCGTCTGGTGCCGAACGCAAACTACAACGCTCGTGCCTACCCTGAGATTGCGGCTCACAAAACTGCGGTGGAGGCGGCTGGCAAGTATGGGGACTTTGACACTGGTGGCTTTGCCTCGGGATGTCGTGACGGAGCTCTCATCAATAAGCCTGATGAAGGGGACACCAGCATCACCTTCCGCCGGTATGGCCCCAACGATACCCAGACCATTCGTATGGTGAATGCCTACCTGGCCACCATTGACTACAGCTGGTTGTACACCAATGCGGGTGAGTCGTTCATGACGCCCAATCGCATCATGCCCTCTCCGGGCATGTTTGGTTCGCTTTCCACTGGCGTCTATGACGGGGTACCGTGGAAGACCTTGCTCTTCAGGCCGCAAACCCGTGGTTCATTGGCGACTCAATACCTCAATGATCACCCGGGTGCCGCCAAGTGGCAGGGTGGAAAGGATCCGGCGGACCATTACATCATGGATCTTTTCTGGATGCCGATCGTGGAGCCCTACGCTGTGAGCGAGCCCTTCTCCACAGCTGGCAAGGTCAACATCAACTACCAGATTGTGCCGTTCAGCCACATCCGCCGTGCGACTGGCATTCACGCTGTGCTGAAAGGGGAAATGCTGAAGGCCGTCCCGGTTGCGGATGCGGGAAGTTATAATGTGATGCCGGGCAGCCCGCCTGATCGCAAGCGAGATGAATACACCTACCGGCAGCCTTGGACGGATCTCACCAAGAACCAGGCATCCAACACGACCATCAAGCGGTGGCACCGGCAGATTGATGTGGAAACGCGTCAAACCTCCACCAATCCTGTGGTGCTGGGTACGATATCTCAATTCGAGAGCCGCTTTAACTTCAGCCCGCGTTCGGGCGACAAGGATGACGCGACTCCGCCGCCGGCTCTCTGTGGTCTTTTCAGGTCTGCCAGCCAGATTTGCGAAATACATCTGCTGCCCAAAGTGATTACGGGGGGGGATGGCGCCGACTCCATCGGTAGTGACAAGTCGTACACTGTGGCAAAAATGAGCAGTGTCTTCTGGGCTACTCGCCGACTCACGGGTGACAACATCCGCGAACGTCCCTATGCGAATATCTACGGAAAGATCACCACACAGAGCAATACCTACCGTGTGCACTTCAGAGCCCAAGCCTTGAAGAAGGCTCGTTCGACGAAGCAGAACGTTTTCGAGCCGGCTCAAGACGCCGTGCTGACAGACTACCGTGGCTCGGCGCTCGTTGAGCGGCGCATTGACCCGTCGGACACCCGGATTCCTGACTACGGAGCCGCTGCGAACCCGATCAACCTGCCCCCCCTGGATGACTTCTACCGGTTCCGTGTGCTTGAGATGAAGCGCTTCATGCCGTGA
- the vccB gene encoding Verru_Chthon cassette protein B, which translates to MKNFPSIRRPQGFSLPEVAIATAIAALGIITLLGLLPTGLENVRQAGNTVAIARIYQQMVNEIQSADWGEQSGGIWQNLRKYENARRYFDSEGTTLNRSGNHTLGDEEYLALSYVAKYEFVPLNTALVPGAGIVPGGMNERADARRIIIHVAVTPTPGYDFDDVRSKHEKRAFTITRQY; encoded by the coding sequence ATGAAAAACTTCCCTTCGATCCGGCGTCCCCAAGGATTCTCACTGCCTGAAGTGGCCATCGCCACGGCGATTGCCGCTTTGGGTATCATCACCCTGCTCGGCTTGTTGCCGACAGGGCTTGAAAACGTTCGCCAGGCTGGCAACACCGTGGCGATTGCCAGGATTTATCAGCAGATGGTGAATGAAATCCAATCCGCCGACTGGGGTGAACAGTCGGGTGGCATATGGCAGAACCTGAGGAAGTATGAGAATGCCAGGCGCTACTTTGATTCGGAGGGCACAACCCTGAATCGTTCTGGGAACCATACGCTGGGCGATGAAGAGTATCTGGCTCTTTCCTACGTAGCCAAATATGAATTTGTGCCGCTCAACACGGCCCTTGTTCCGGGGGCGGGCATCGTGCCGGGGGGGATGAATGAACGGGCGGACGCCCGGAGGATCATCATTCACGTCGCGGTCACTCCCACACCGGGTTACGACTTTGATGACGTACGGTCCAAGCACGAAAAACGCGCGTTCACCATTACGCGCCAATATTGA
- the vccC gene encoding Verru_Chthon cassette protein C, protein MHISLACRGRDGGSKPSRHGGAAFTLVELLVSMTVLTVLLLLVTSVVGSVQGAWHQAHSKVSEFREARRAFDRMVNAISQASLNNYLVYRYPNNDDPLTPPSKTQTAQPSGYARYSELQFICGRSSSATDPPMTGLPPDISPGHAIFFQAPMGTTSEYRLPTSLNGCGFFVQFGSDRDYRPDFLNNIGQAEVYRYRLYEYRAPTENNRAYDPDSNASGRRWYEDFAQWSKPIANNVVLLVLSPRRSQADKDGLSPVTDIAPFYTYNTRPKDPMSTTVQDPSEYQLPPMVAVTFVVVDEASATNMSIDNGTSPPLRDVLNTGLFQRAETYHTDLDLVVKGLVDKKINFRVFTATVPIRASKWGQGT, encoded by the coding sequence ATGCATATATCACTTGCTTGTAGGGGAAGGGATGGCGGTTCGAAGCCGAGTCGCCATGGTGGGGCTGCATTTACCCTGGTGGAGCTTCTCGTGTCGATGACGGTTCTTACCGTGCTCCTTTTGCTGGTAACCAGCGTAGTGGGCAGTGTGCAGGGCGCATGGCATCAGGCGCACTCCAAAGTCTCGGAGTTCCGCGAAGCGAGACGCGCTTTTGATCGGATGGTCAATGCCATCAGTCAGGCAAGTCTCAATAATTATCTGGTCTACCGATACCCGAACAATGATGACCCATTGACTCCTCCCTCCAAGACTCAAACTGCGCAACCATCGGGCTATGCACGTTATTCGGAGTTGCAGTTCATTTGTGGCCGTTCTTCTTCCGCAACGGACCCGCCGATGACGGGCCTCCCCCCGGACATCTCGCCGGGGCATGCGATCTTCTTTCAGGCGCCGATGGGTACTACTTCGGAGTACCGGCTGCCAACCTCGCTGAACGGCTGCGGATTCTTCGTGCAGTTTGGGTCTGACAGGGACTATCGGCCTGACTTCCTGAACAACATCGGCCAGGCAGAAGTGTACCGCTACAGGCTGTACGAATACCGAGCCCCTACGGAGAACAATCGGGCTTATGATCCCGACAGCAATGCCAGCGGAAGGCGTTGGTATGAAGACTTTGCCCAGTGGAGCAAACCTATCGCCAACAATGTGGTTCTGCTGGTGCTGTCTCCCCGGCGCTCTCAAGCGGACAAGGATGGTCTCTCCCCGGTAACTGACATCGCGCCTTTCTATACCTACAACACGAGGCCGAAAGACCCCATGTCCACCACTGTGCAGGACCCCAGTGAATATCAGTTGCCTCCCATGGTAGCGGTTACCTTTGTGGTTGTAGACGAGGCATCAGCCACGAACATGTCCATCGACAACGGGACCTCACCACCTTTGAGGGATGTTCTTAACACAGGCCTGTTCCAGCGGGCGGAAACCTACCACACCGATTTGGATCTCGTGGTGAAGGGGCTGGTGGACAAGAAAATCAACTTCCGGGTCTTCACCGCTACCGTTCCCATTCGCGCATCGAAATGGGGGCAAGGTACCTAG
- the vccD gene encoding Verru_Chthon cassette protein D, whose protein sequence is MKAASSQNAPSSGSRAGAFTLIELLIVITVIAILIAVAAPTILGSVGASRLTSGGETLVGLFSEAQSRANSNNRPVEVRLYRVPSEEDALNGASAEGFYRGVVFTEYYQTGELDPRAATQKAYTQLMRPLAVVRKAMHLLPGGTAISEDVQMSTLIGNRPDSLDGDGQTVDAVLRVGDKYIPFTPPASKYRSFVFYPEGTDLDEAAKWYLTVTSTENAEKAPTEVRNFYTIQVDALTGRLSSYRPSIQ, encoded by the coding sequence ATGAAAGCAGCTTCGTCTCAGAACGCCCCGAGCTCCGGCAGTCGCGCCGGGGCTTTCACGCTTATCGAGCTTTTGATCGTCATTACGGTCATTGCAATCCTCATTGCGGTGGCGGCACCCACCATTTTGGGCAGTGTTGGCGCCAGCCGGCTCACCTCCGGCGGTGAGACCTTGGTTGGCCTTTTTTCCGAGGCCCAAAGTCGGGCAAACAGCAACAATCGACCAGTGGAGGTGCGTCTCTATCGGGTGCCCAGCGAAGAAGATGCCCTCAACGGAGCCTCCGCGGAAGGATTTTACCGTGGGGTAGTTTTCACGGAATACTATCAGACTGGAGAGTTGGACCCCCGTGCGGCTACTCAAAAGGCCTATACGCAGCTCATGAGGCCTCTTGCCGTTGTCCGCAAGGCCATGCACCTTCTGCCTGGCGGAACAGCCATCTCCGAAGATGTGCAAATGTCGACACTGATCGGGAATCGTCCTGATTCCTTGGATGGAGACGGGCAGACTGTGGATGCGGTGCTACGTGTGGGTGATAAGTACATTCCCTTCACTCCGCCTGCCTCGAAATACAGGTCGTTTGTGTTTTATCCTGAAGGGACAGACCTCGATGAGGCCGCAAAATGGTATCTGACAGTCACCTCGACAGAGAATGCCGAGAAAGCCCCGACGGAGGTTAGAAACTTCTATACTATCCAGGTGGATGCGCTGACCGGCCGATTGAGCAGCTATCGGCCCTCTATTCAGTGA